A stretch of Kaistella flava (ex Peng et al. 2021) DNA encodes these proteins:
- a CDS encoding ATP-dependent Clp protease ATP-binding subunit — translation MDSQFSNGLDLVFKHSKDEARRLHSEFLNTEHFLLGMIKTDNSAKEIMHNLGADLTQIKRKIETMSVASLNPFSVESEKISFTKMADQAIKRSELECRQYQSSEVNTVHLLLGILYKSEDPTTSILSSYDIDYERVTKEYQTMLKNSGQNPKMSAYDDDEEREDFGQMRKPTGNIGTGKSKTPTLDNFGRDLTTLAREGKLDPVIGREKEIERVSQILSRRKKNNPLLIGEPGVGKSAIAEGLALRIQQKKVSRVLYGKRVITLDLASLVAGTKYRGQFEERMKAIMTELEKNRDVILFIDELHTIVGAGSSTGSLDASNMFKPALARGEIQCIGATTLDEYRQYIEKDGALERRFQKVMVEPTTVEETVQILNQIKDKYEDHHNVTYTDEAILACVNLTARYITDRFLPDKAIDAMDEAGSRVYIKNMKVPTEIIEHEKSIEEIKELKQAAVKKQDYLEARKLKDEEERLQMELNAAQEQWDKDVKEKKEIVSEESVAEVVSMMSGIPVTKVGKNELDKLAQMETLLNGKVIGQADAVKKVVKAIQRNRAGLKDPNRPIGTFIFLGTTGVGKTELAKVMARELFDSDEALIRIDMSEYMEKFAVSRLVGAPPGYVGYEEGGQLTEAVRRKPYAVVLLDEIEKAHPDVFNILLQILDEGFVTDSLGRKIDFRNTIIILTSNIGTRDLKDFGDGVGFGTNAKKSNTDARARSTIENALKKAFAPEFLNRIDDIVIFNNLEKEDISKIIDLELAKLYSRLEKLNYKVELTDDAKEFIAEKGWDKDFGARPLKRAIQKYIEDLLAEMLVNKVLTEGGTVVLKLNEAKDGLEGEPVKKKASIK, via the coding sequence ATGGATAGTCAATTTTCAAACGGTTTGGACTTAGTTTTCAAACACAGTAAAGACGAAGCAAGACGCTTGCACAGCGAGTTTCTAAATACAGAACATTTCCTTTTGGGAATGATTAAAACAGACAACTCTGCCAAGGAGATCATGCATAATTTGGGAGCCGATTTAACCCAAATCAAAAGAAAAATCGAGACGATGTCAGTAGCTAGTTTAAATCCATTTTCTGTAGAAAGTGAAAAGATATCTTTTACTAAAATGGCTGACCAAGCTATCAAAAGATCTGAATTAGAATGCAGACAATATCAAAGTTCAGAAGTTAATACCGTTCATTTATTGCTAGGTATTCTCTATAAATCAGAAGATCCTACAACCAGTATTTTGAGTTCGTACGATATCGATTATGAAAGAGTGACCAAGGAATATCAAACGATGTTAAAAAACTCAGGACAAAATCCAAAAATGAGTGCCTATGACGATGATGAAGAGCGTGAGGATTTTGGACAAATGAGAAAGCCAACTGGAAATATTGGTACTGGTAAAAGCAAAACGCCGACTTTAGATAATTTTGGACGTGATTTAACGACACTTGCTCGTGAAGGAAAACTGGATCCAGTTATCGGTCGTGAAAAAGAAATCGAAAGAGTTTCGCAAATTTTATCGAGAAGAAAAAAGAACAATCCTCTTTTGATTGGTGAGCCAGGTGTTGGTAAATCAGCGATTGCAGAAGGTTTGGCTTTAAGAATTCAACAGAAAAAAGTATCTCGTGTTCTTTACGGAAAACGAGTGATTACTTTGGATCTTGCGAGTTTAGTTGCTGGCACAAAATACCGTGGTCAGTTCGAAGAGCGAATGAAAGCCATCATGACAGAACTGGAGAAAAACCGAGATGTGATTTTGTTCATTGATGAATTGCATACCATTGTTGGAGCAGGAAGTTCGACTGGTAGTTTGGACGCCTCAAATATGTTTAAACCAGCTTTAGCTAGAGGTGAAATTCAATGTATTGGTGCAACGACCCTTGACGAATACAGACAGTATATCGAGAAAGATGGAGCGTTAGAAAGACGTTTCCAAAAGGTAATGGTAGAGCCAACAACTGTTGAAGAAACCGTGCAGATTTTAAATCAAATTAAAGACAAGTACGAAGATCACCACAATGTGACTTATACGGATGAGGCGATTTTGGCTTGTGTAAATTTAACAGCAAGATATATCACCGACCGATTCTTACCAGACAAAGCTATTGATGCGATGGATGAAGCGGGTTCAAGAGTGTATATTAAAAATATGAAAGTTCCGACGGAGATCATCGAGCATGAAAAAAGCATCGAAGAAATTAAGGAACTGAAACAGGCCGCAGTTAAAAAGCAAGATTATCTTGAAGCCCGTAAATTAAAAGATGAGGAAGAGCGCTTGCAAATGGAATTAAATGCAGCGCAGGAGCAATGGGACAAAGATGTTAAAGAGAAAAAAGAAATCGTAAGCGAAGAAAGTGTAGCCGAAGTAGTTTCGATGATGAGCGGAATTCCAGTTACCAAAGTAGGTAAAAATGAGCTCGACAAACTGGCTCAAATGGAAACCTTGCTTAACGGAAAAGTAATTGGACAGGCAGATGCCGTTAAAAAAGTGGTGAAAGCCATCCAAAGAAACAGAGCAGGATTGAAAGATCCGAACCGTCCAATTGGAACATTTATTTTCTTAGGAACAACAGGTGTTGGTAAAACAGAATTGGCAAAAGTAATGGCTCGTGAACTTTTTGACTCAGACGAAGCTTTGATCAGAATCGACATGAGTGAGTACATGGAAAAATTCGCAGTTTCCCGATTAGTAGGGGCGCCTCCGGGATATGTGGGTTATGAAGAAGGTGGTCAATTGACCGAAGCGGTTCGTAGAAAACCTTATGCAGTAGTGCTTTTAGATGAAATTGAAAAAGCGCATCCAGATGTGTTTAATATTTTATTACAAATTTTAGATGAAGGTTTTGTAACTGATTCTTTAGGTCGTAAAATCGATTTTAGAAATACGATCATTATTTTAACTTCCAATATTGGAACGAGAGATTTAAAAGATTTCGGTGATGGAGTAGGATTCGGCACTAATGCGAAGAAATCGAATACGGATGCGAGAGCAAGAAGTACGATTGAAAATGCTTTGAAGAAAGCTTTTGCACCGGAATTCCTGAACAGAATTGATGATATAGTAATCTTTAATAATTTAGAAAAAGAAGATATTTCTAAAATCATCGATTTGGAATTAGCGAAATTATACAGCCGTCTGGAAAAATTAAACTACAAAGTTGAACTAACTGACGATGCGAAAGAATTCATCGCTGAAAAAGGTTGGGACAAAGATTTCGGAGCGAGACCTCTGAAACGTGCGATCCAAAAATACATTGAAGATTTATTGGCAGAAATGTTAGTAAACAAAGTATTGACCGAAGGTGGAACGGTAGTGTTAAAACTAAATGAAGCCAAAGACGGTTTAGAAGGAGAACCTGTTAAAAAGAAAGCAAGTATAAAATAA
- a CDS encoding TonB-dependent receptor: MQTFIITKVLLLVFFLMGIFSSAQITVSGKVSFKNKGVKDISVTLKDTYDGATTDVNGNYSFETSEKGKQILVFSNSKFVEVEKTIMIGNDNLTVNSDLKEQISEIDAVVISAGSIEASDKKRATTLLTPIDIYTTAGANGQISSALETLPGVQKIGETEGLFVRGGTGEETKFFMDGNLVNNFFGNSIPGIKSMDRLNTSLFKGNVFSSGGYSAAYGQALSSVLVLESIDFPERNSVDLGMSPLFITGGFQNVNEEKTRSFGIFGSYSNLGLMTKLIKFNNDFTKAPESFGTNFNFRIKNNKGGILKYYGSFDTNKIALQSESLEPNIDFDNTSLKGKNTFHNLSFRQKFGEYLLNLGSSYTFNSNFIDLSNTFQNSDINPNSIEIKGNYFNAKGTLERKINRISAIRAGIEFNQAKEKTDVALSPSPFVSNDQITSLFAETDLGFSNNLSAKVGLRSEYSSKINRWNLAPRLAMAYRISKNWTTSLAYGIFYQNPEQKYFGSNPLNYQKAEHYILQVQKSEEGRSFRLEAFYKNYSDLIKTKVLDYRPVAINNNGDGFAKGFEVFWRDKKSIKNIDYWVSYSYLDSKRDFQNYDQSLFPSFAAKHTLSVVAKKFVTDWKTGFNLSYTYASGRPFYNFQTDNNGDYHLNNQGKLKDFNALNFSLNYLPNLGKKEAKAFTILVLSVNNILGQKNIYGYQFSNDGLRSRPVLPSASTFVFIGCFINFGIDRTQDAINNNL; the protein is encoded by the coding sequence ATGCAAACATTCATCATTACTAAAGTATTACTTCTTGTATTTTTTCTGATGGGAATTTTTTCCAGTGCTCAGATCACTGTTTCGGGAAAAGTGAGTTTTAAAAATAAAGGAGTAAAAGATATTTCGGTTACTTTAAAAGACACTTACGACGGAGCAACAACCGATGTAAATGGAAATTATTCTTTTGAAACCTCTGAAAAAGGCAAGCAGATTTTGGTGTTTTCAAATTCGAAATTTGTGGAAGTTGAGAAAACGATTATGATAGGAAATGACAATCTTACTGTAAATTCTGATTTGAAAGAACAGATCTCCGAAATCGATGCGGTGGTTATTTCTGCCGGTTCCATTGAAGCGAGTGATAAAAAAAGAGCAACTACGCTTTTAACGCCGATTGATATTTATACAACTGCCGGAGCAAATGGACAGATTTCCTCTGCTTTGGAAACGCTTCCCGGAGTTCAGAAAATCGGCGAAACTGAAGGTTTATTTGTTCGCGGTGGAACTGGAGAAGAGACTAAATTCTTCATGGATGGAAATTTAGTCAACAATTTTTTCGGAAATTCTATTCCGGGAATAAAGTCGATGGATCGGTTAAATACTTCTTTATTTAAAGGAAATGTATTTTCAAGTGGCGGATATTCTGCAGCTTATGGACAAGCTTTATCTTCGGTTTTGGTTTTAGAAAGCATCGATTTTCCCGAAAGGAATTCTGTAGATTTAGGAATGTCACCATTATTTATTACCGGAGGTTTTCAAAATGTCAATGAAGAGAAAACCAGATCATTCGGAATTTTTGGATCTTATTCGAATCTAGGTTTGATGACGAAATTAATTAAATTTAATAATGATTTTACCAAAGCTCCGGAAAGTTTCGGAACAAACTTTAACTTCAGAATTAAAAATAACAAAGGCGGAATCCTGAAATATTACGGCAGTTTTGATACCAATAAAATTGCACTACAATCAGAAAGTTTAGAACCGAATATCGATTTTGACAATACTTCTTTAAAAGGAAAAAACACCTTTCATAACTTATCGTTTAGGCAGAAATTTGGCGAATATCTTTTGAATTTAGGAAGTTCGTATACGTTTAATTCTAATTTTATCGACCTTTCTAATACTTTTCAAAACTCAGATATTAATCCAAATTCGATTGAGATTAAAGGGAATTATTTCAATGCTAAAGGAACCTTAGAAAGAAAAATTAATAGAATTTCGGCAATCAGAGCTGGAATTGAATTTAATCAAGCTAAAGAAAAAACCGATGTTGCGCTTTCACCGTCTCCTTTCGTTTCAAATGATCAGATTACCTCACTTTTCGCGGAAACTGATCTAGGATTCAGCAATAATCTATCCGCCAAAGTTGGATTAAGATCTGAATATTCTTCTAAAATTAATCGATGGAATCTCGCACCAAGATTAGCAATGGCTTATCGGATTTCAAAAAACTGGACCACATCTTTGGCGTACGGAATTTTCTATCAAAACCCGGAACAGAAGTATTTCGGCAGCAATCCCTTGAATTATCAAAAAGCTGAACATTACATTTTGCAAGTTCAAAAATCAGAAGAAGGAAGAAGTTTTCGTCTCGAAGCTTTTTATAAAAATTATTCCGATTTAATTAAAACTAAAGTTTTAGATTATCGTCCGGTTGCCATTAATAATAACGGAGATGGTTTTGCAAAAGGCTTTGAAGTTTTCTGGCGAGATAAAAAGTCGATCAAAAATATTGATTATTGGGTTTCCTATTCTTATTTAGATTCCAAACGTGATTTTCAGAATTATGACCAAAGTTTATTCCCAAGTTTTGCTGCAAAACACACGCTTTCTGTCGTTGCTAAAAAATTTGTAACCGATTGGAAAACCGGATTTAATCTTTCTTATACTTACGCTTCCGGGAGACCGTTTTATAATTTTCAAACGGATAACAACGGTGATTATCATTTGAATAATCAAGGGAAATTGAAAGATTTTAATGCGCTTAATTTTAGTTTAAATTATCTTCCAAATCTGGGTAAAAAAGAGGCTAAAGCATTTACCATACTCGTTTTATCGGTCAATAATATTTTAGGACAAAAGAATATTTATGGTTATCAATTTTCTAATGATGGTTTACGAAGCCGACCTGTTTTACCTTCTGCGAGTACTTTTGTTTTTATTGGTTGCTTCATCAATTTTGGTATTGACAGAACGCAGGATGCTATTAATAATAATCTTTAA
- a CDS encoding endonuclease/exonuclease/phosphatase family protein, whose protein sequence is MKIFRFGLVLIHLCIIVLLGGTVLNDYVAPVVFPYLNLLSLAFAPLMILNIIFCLLWIVLWKKRAFFFIAITLMMIMPIRRWVNWTSKVSEKPNLKMVTMNVKFSTFGKDEIDEYLKKTNADIILTQECRQGFDVPGYDYRVNNLEIVALNSKTEIIKQEKLATFSNGNAFYADIKFNGKIIRVVNLYLNPFSFDKQMVKPVEDLQENKTKVKDIIRKLVPTFKIHQKEIVDIRKAIDNSPYPVILAGDFNSVPNSYEYYHLGKGLTDAFVEVGRGSSTSFHDYKFPIRIDYIFTSKEIKPISYRVDRSVKLSDHFPVIAEFKID, encoded by the coding sequence GTGAAAATTTTCAGATTTGGTTTAGTTCTCATTCATTTGTGCATCATTGTTTTGCTAGGCGGAACGGTACTAAATGATTACGTTGCTCCTGTAGTATTTCCCTACTTAAATCTGCTTTCTTTGGCATTTGCGCCCTTAATGATTTTGAATATCATCTTTTGTCTTTTATGGATTGTATTATGGAAGAAGCGAGCGTTTTTTTTCATTGCAATTACATTAATGATGATAATGCCTATTCGAAGGTGGGTGAATTGGACCTCTAAAGTTTCTGAAAAGCCGAATCTGAAGATGGTGACGATGAATGTGAAATTCAGTACTTTTGGAAAGGATGAAATAGATGAATACCTGAAGAAAACTAATGCAGATATTATTTTGACACAAGAGTGCAGGCAAGGTTTTGATGTTCCGGGCTACGACTATAGAGTAAATAATTTAGAAATTGTCGCTCTAAATTCGAAGACAGAAATCATCAAACAAGAAAAGCTCGCGACCTTTAGTAATGGTAATGCTTTCTATGCCGACATTAAATTTAATGGAAAAATCATCAGAGTCGTCAATCTTTATCTGAATCCATTTTCTTTCGATAAACAGATGGTAAAGCCTGTTGAAGATTTACAGGAAAACAAAACCAAAGTAAAAGATATTATAAGAAAGTTAGTTCCAACTTTTAAAATTCATCAGAAAGAAATTGTAGATATTCGAAAAGCGATTGACAATTCTCCGTATCCTGTAATTTTGGCGGGCGACTTTAATTCTGTTCCTAATTCTTACGAGTATTATCATTTGGGGAAAGGTTTGACTGATGCTTTTGTAGAAGTTGGACGAGGGAGTTCAACCAGTTTTCATGATTACAAATTTCCGATTAGAATTGATTATATCTTTACTTCAAAAGAAATTAAACCCATTAGTTATCGCGTCGACCGTTCGGTAAAACTTTCAGATCACTTTCCGGTGATTGCTGAATTTAAAATTGATTAA
- the mutL gene encoding DNA mismatch repair endonuclease MutL, with product MSDIIKLLPDHVANQIAAGEVVQRPASIVKELVENSIDAGATKIELIIRDAGRNLIQVVDNGSGMSETDARLAFERHATSKISTTDDIFRISTKGFRGEALASIAAVAEVELKTKTADAKIGTNIYIEGGGFQFQEPIQTTEGSNFSVKNLFYNVPARRKFLKNNNIEFRHIIDEFQRVALAHENLDFELFHNDDIVFRLRKGSLLQRIVDVFGRKLQPLLIPIKEDLGWIQLNGFVAKPEGAKKTRGEQFFFVNGRYFRSPYFNKAVQEAFDGLLLPGYIPTFFLFLELDPAKVDVNIHPQKTEVKFEDDNLIFALVRSTIKRSLGIYNVSPSLDFERDSGMDAFLNQTKSTSGSFKVPEIVVDRDYNPFREETVSPGEKIAMAEMYQQNIQAEPSKINLFEDEDFDEDLMRLPNGYWLFNKNGKTLMLDLGRMHRLIVSERNAKKKRTNEKHTLLFSLEYHMNEIEKNKFRSIKKYLPELGFEMIIANDNVLRIDAVPQGLKETQVMKFLENLFEILEYRTEDEFLDFYNGQWNKIQSKSRFDFLYKMDAEQVIKDFTLLGFPEFLPSGKRCFIDIPLDDLKNKF from the coding sequence ATGTCGGATATTATAAAACTTTTGCCAGATCATGTTGCCAACCAAATCGCCGCTGGTGAAGTGGTGCAGCGACCTGCTTCTATCGTAAAAGAATTAGTGGAAAACTCCATCGATGCTGGTGCTACAAAAATTGAACTGATTATTCGCGACGCCGGAAGAAACTTGATTCAGGTCGTGGATAATGGAAGTGGCATGAGTGAAACCGACGCAAGATTAGCGTTCGAAAGACACGCAACTTCCAAAATTAGTACGACGGATGATATTTTCAGAATTTCTACCAAAGGATTTCGTGGTGAAGCTTTGGCTTCCATCGCGGCAGTGGCAGAAGTAGAATTGAAAACCAAAACGGCAGATGCTAAAATTGGGACCAATATTTATATTGAAGGCGGTGGATTTCAATTTCAAGAACCGATTCAAACAACGGAAGGTTCAAACTTTTCCGTGAAGAATTTGTTTTATAATGTTCCAGCGAGAAGAAAATTTTTAAAGAATAATAATATAGAATTTCGTCATATTATTGATGAATTTCAACGCGTTGCTTTGGCGCACGAAAATCTTGATTTTGAACTTTTCCATAATGATGATATTGTTTTCAGATTACGGAAAGGCAGTTTGCTACAAAGAATCGTAGATGTTTTCGGACGAAAGTTGCAGCCACTTCTTATTCCTATTAAAGAAGATTTAGGTTGGATTCAACTCAATGGATTTGTTGCAAAACCAGAAGGCGCAAAAAAGACCAGAGGCGAACAGTTTTTCTTTGTTAACGGTAGATATTTCAGAAGTCCTTATTTTAATAAAGCAGTTCAGGAAGCTTTTGATGGCTTGCTTTTGCCAGGATATATTCCGACCTTTTTCTTATTTTTAGAATTGGATCCGGCGAAAGTCGATGTGAATATTCATCCACAAAAAACGGAAGTTAAATTTGAAGATGATAATTTAATTTTTGCGTTGGTTCGTTCGACGATTAAAAGATCTTTGGGCATTTACAATGTTTCCCCGAGTTTAGATTTTGAACGTGATTCTGGAATGGATGCTTTTTTAAATCAGACAAAAAGCACGAGCGGTAGTTTTAAAGTTCCTGAAATTGTAGTCGATCGTGATTATAATCCTTTCCGTGAAGAAACCGTCTCGCCTGGTGAAAAGATTGCGATGGCAGAAATGTATCAACAAAATATTCAGGCAGAACCTTCGAAAATTAACTTGTTTGAAGATGAAGATTTCGATGAGGATTTAATGCGTCTTCCCAATGGATATTGGCTTTTTAATAAAAACGGAAAAACATTAATGCTCGACTTAGGCAGAATGCATCGCTTGATTGTTAGTGAAAGAAATGCCAAGAAAAAACGAACTAATGAAAAGCATACGCTTCTTTTTTCGCTGGAATATCACATGAATGAAATCGAGAAAAACAAGTTCCGATCCATTAAAAAATATTTGCCAGAATTAGGTTTTGAAATGATTATTGCGAATGATAATGTTTTGAGAATCGATGCGGTGCCACAAGGTTTAAAAGAAACTCAGGTCATGAAGTTCCTCGAAAATCTTTTTGAAATATTAGAGTATCGCACTGAAGATGAATTTCTCGACTTTTATAATGGTCAATGGAATAAAATTCAAAGCAAATCGCGTTTTGATTTCTTATATAAAATGGATGCTGAGCAGGTGATTAAAGATTTCACTTTATTAGGTTTTCCAGAATTCTTACCATCGGGGAAAAGATGTTTTATCGACATTCCTTTAGATGACTTAAAAAATAAATTTTAA
- a CDS encoding rhomboid family intramembrane serine protease produces the protein MFPRLTPITKNIIILNVIFYLASNFIMFPKLYEMFSVYYIASPNFKVWQIITHMFMHAPLGQGIGLTHILFNMLTLMSFGPVLEQVVGDRKYIILYFASGIGAYFLNCGWNYVEILQGANVMQIYSTPMLGASGAIFGVVAAFSTMFPDSKLYFMFIPFGIKAKYLLPAIIVISLYLGFSGSMGDIAHFAHIGGALVGYLLARKWKNDQYRIN, from the coding sequence ATGTTTCCAAGACTAACACCGATTACGAAAAATATCATCATTCTGAATGTCATCTTTTATTTGGCGTCCAATTTCATTATGTTTCCAAAACTGTATGAAATGTTTTCAGTGTATTACATTGCTTCCCCTAACTTTAAGGTTTGGCAAATCATCACACATATGTTCATGCACGCGCCCTTAGGACAAGGAATTGGATTAACTCACATTCTTTTTAATATGTTGACACTGATGAGTTTTGGGCCAGTTTTAGAACAGGTTGTAGGCGATCGAAAATATATCATTTTATATTTTGCCAGCGGAATTGGTGCTTATTTTCTAAACTGCGGTTGGAATTATGTTGAGATTTTGCAAGGTGCTAATGTGATGCAAATTTATTCAACGCCGATGCTGGGTGCTTCAGGTGCTATTTTCGGTGTTGTAGCAGCGTTTTCTACCATGTTCCCAGATTCAAAACTGTACTTTATGTTTATTCCATTTGGGATTAAAGCCAAGTATTTATTACCGGCAATTATCGTGATTTCATTGTATTTAGGTTTCAGTGGATCGATGGGAGATATCGCCCATTTTGCCCATATTGGTGGCGCGTTGGTAGGATATTTATTAGCGAGAAAATGGAAGAACGATCAATATCGAATTAATTAA
- a CDS encoding superoxide dismutase family protein, which yields MKIATLSMLVCSALFAVSCTTTKSYVINSKSGTETQGTAKFSQKGGEVEMDLNVYKLTPGIHAIHIHEKGDCSAADGSSAGGHWNPTAEKHGKWEHGEFHMGDIGNLVADKDGTAKLVFKTDNWCLGCKDDTKNIIGKSIIIHAAEDDFHTQPTGNAGGRVGCIEIK from the coding sequence ATGAAAATCGCTACACTTTCGATGTTGGTATGCAGCGCACTTTTTGCCGTATCATGCACAACAACAAAATCTTATGTCATCAATTCCAAAAGCGGAACCGAAACCCAGGGAACCGCAAAATTCTCCCAAAAAGGTGGGGAAGTTGAAATGGATTTAAATGTTTACAAACTGACGCCTGGAATTCATGCAATTCATATCCACGAAAAAGGAGATTGTTCGGCGGCTGACGGAAGTTCTGCCGGTGGACACTGGAATCCGACTGCAGAGAAACACGGAAAATGGGAACATGGCGAATTTCACATGGGTGATATCGGAAATTTAGTTGCTGACAAAGACGGAACAGCGAAATTGGTTTTCAAAACTGATAACTGGTGTTTGGGATGTAAAGATGACACCAAAAACATCATCGGAAAATCAATTATCATTCACGCTGCTGAAGATGATTTTCACACTCAACCAACTGGGAATGCTGGTGGTAGAGTTGGTTGTATTGAAATTAAGTAA